ATGAAAATGGTTCTATAGTAGACATTGTTTATTTTTACGTGGTTGAAATCAACTTCAACGTGGTCGGATGCAATTGCATCATGTAACAACATCTCTTTGCTTGCGATAGTGAGATTAGGGTTTGTCACCCTAGGTTTATAACCCGTCAGTGGTTTGTTGTCAGTTTTTGGTGGCACGGCAACAGTAATTGGCTGCTTAATGTTTGTTGGTGGTGTTAAATCGTTTTTCATATGTCTTTCTTTACTGCTGGTGGTTCAGGGTTGTTTATTGAAAAATAAAGATCAATTAGCTCTTCAGTTTTTAGTTGTTTTAATTTTAAACCTAGTCTTCCCGCCTGTCTTATCAAGTGGTCTCTTTTGGGAAACAAAGTAACCTTTGCCTTTTTTAATACATAATCCTTTGAAAAAGGTAATGGACCCTTTTTCAAAACTGACTGCGCTGATTTAGTAACTCCAAGTTCGAGTTGATTAAAAGGTAAAACAATGAAAAACCTTTTACCCAAAACTGTTTTTTTCTTAATAGATTCTGTTATAAATTTTCTATAATCGTCAGTAATTGCTTTTAGTCTTGGGTTTGTGATTTTTGCAGATTGTTCATCAAAGTAATTAATATATCCTGAGATGTTTTTTCTTTGTGTCCTAACCATAATTTGAATTGAAAAAGAGAGTGAATTGATTAGTGCTGCGTATGCTGCAACCACAGCCCCCTGCTCTTTTTCTGAGAGTAACCCAAAATTTAAAGATGATGTTTCAAGTACAATTGCTGCTCCCCCATCCTTATACAAAACCACATCATCTAAAATATCAGCAATCGGCAAAAAGTCTTGAGTTGTTGATGTTAGGGGTATGTCTGGAGTACCAAAGTAGGGAATTTTTGAAATAAATCCTTTAACGTTGTTTGTTACTGGTGTCTGTGTTGTATTATTCATAATTTATTATAAATTCTTACCTATATTTTTGTTCCTCTAATTGCTATTGCAGGTATCATCTCTCCCTTGGCCTCAAATGAAACTGGTTCAAAGTTAAAACCTGTCTTTTCAACTGTAACTTCATATCTACCATTTGCAAGTGATGTAACAATTATAAAATGCCCAGCCTTGTTGCTTTTTAAGGCCCTAACAGGTCTACCTGTTGAATCTTTGATTTCTAGGATTGCACCCTCAACAATCTTTCTGTCTTGGTCCATAACTTGACCCACAATTGTGTTGATGGCAATTGGTGGTGAGGGTGGAGCAGCATCAACTGAAAACTCCGCAATGTCAGAAGTAATTGTTTTCTCCTCAATTTTTTGACCTTCAATACTAGTAATTTGAGCCTGTGCACCAGAAGCTTGACGAGATGGAGTTTCTTCAACTACTAACTTTGGTGCAGATCTGGTAACAACAGTAGGAATTTGTTGTGGCACAGATAAAGAAGGATTAGGACTTTGGTTTACAGGTGCTGGTATATTACCTAGATCAACCTTAGGTGTGGGAGCTGTTGTGGTAATAGGTGTATTACTTGGTACAACAGATGGTTGGGCTGGGCTTGTTGGTGGAGGTTGTCCACTAATGGAGAACAATCCACTAATTTTTTGTAAAAATGATTTTTCTAATTCTTCAAACTTTGTTGTGTTTTGTTCTGTAGTTGTTGGTGAAGCACTTGTAATTGACTGAACAGGTGGCGCAACAGCGGTTTCAGTGTAAAAACTTAAAGGCTTATCAGTTTTTTTCCAAGTAAACAATGTTGGAGAATATATACTTCTAAAAAAAGCAATAATCCATCTCTCAAGTGGCCTTTCTTCAAAAGGTAGAAAAGCCATTGCAGCACCTAAACCCGCAGACAGGAAAATAATTGGCCACTTTATTATTGGATGTAGGGGAGTGGAGTAAAAAATCAAAGAAATAATAACACCACCAGCTACCTGAAAAAATTGTTTTAAAGTCATATCTCCAACCAATTTAAATTGATATGAGCTTATTTGCTGTGGTATTGGATGTTGTTCCATGTTAATAAAAAGGGGTAACCCTTATTTAAGATTACTATGTGAAGCTTTTGGTGCAACTATAGTATTCTTTTCACAAAAATAGTTAAAACCAAAACTTGACTAATTTACGCTGTGAATGTAATATAGACATATATGAAATACATACCTAGAGATTTAGAAAAGATTGTTTCTAAAGCTAGCAAGACCTTTAAAGTGGTTTTTCTTGGAGGTCCGAGACAAGTTGGGAAAACCACACTTTTGAAGAAGCTTTCGGAAAACGAATACAGAACATACGTAACTCTTGATGATTTAAATCAAAGAGAACTTGCAATAAAAGATCCAAAGTTTTTTATAGAGCAACTCAAACTTCCTGTAATTATTGATGAAGTTCAATATGCTCCAGAACTTTTCCCTGTAATTAAAGAAATAGTTGATCGGTCGGATAAAAATGGCCAATTTTGGATTACAGGATCTCAACAGTTTAATTTAATAAAAAATATCCAAGAGTCTCTTGCTGGTCGAGTTGCAATTTTAGATTTACTCGGCCTATCTCAGAAGGAGAAGCCTAAATTGAAGACGGTTTTTGAAGAAATATTTGAAGGTGGTTTTCCAGTTTTTCAATCAAAAGATAAACCAGACAGAAATATTTTTTTTAATTCATACGTCCAAACATATTTAGATAGGGATCTTTCAGGTATCTTTGGGGTAACTAAATTGTCAGAATTTAACAGATTTATCCAAGTTTGTGCAGCGAGGACTGCCCAAGTGTTAAACATATCTGATATGGCAAGAGATAGTGGTATTCCTGTCTCTACCGCAGTAGAATGGCTTTCTCTTTTGGAAGCTACAAAACAAATATTTTTGCTAAGGCCATATTTCCCAAATATAACAAAAAGAATAATTAAAGCCCCAAAGTTATACTTTTTGGACACTGGACTTGCTTCCTTTTTAACAAAATGGGATAGCCTCGAGAATCTAAAAGCAGGAGCGATGTCAGGAGCGATTTTTGAGACATACTTAATTGTAGAATTTATTAAAAAATATATAAACAAAGGAAAAGAGCCACCACTTTATTACATAAGGGACAAAGAGGGTCATGAGGTAGACTTGTTAGTGCACGATAACGGAATTCATATGTATGAATTTAAACTTGCTGCTAAAATAGATACTGATTTTGAAAAAAACATGAATTATTTTGAACAAAAATCAAAAGATTTCAAGTCTAAAACAATAATTTCTTTAATCAAAAAACCATTAAAAGTAACTTCTGGTGTTGAATATGTGCCATATACTCAAATATAGAGTCCATAGCCTTTAAAAACCTAAGAAATTTGAAATTTTTGTGGAAGAGAGGGACTTATATTTTTTAACAATTTTTAATTTTGCGCCAACTGACTTTGCTTGTATTGATTTCTTATCTTTAATTGGATCATCTTCTGTAATTGCAATTATATTTGGTTTGATTTTAGAAACTAATCTATCGTATGTTTCATGATTTGCATACTTGGGAACAATGACCACTTTATTTACAAATTTTAAAGATTCTAAGGTTTCTTTTCTTTCCTTAAGTTTAAAAATAGGTCTTTTATCCCCTTTTGTTTTTTTGATGTTTTCATCAGGTTCTAATAAAACAACTAGGTAATTACCAAAGCTTTTTGATTTTTTTAAAAATTTAATATGTCCAATATGTAAGATATCAAAGCAGCCGCCAATAAGAACGATATTTTTAGTCATATTTGAATTATATCAATTTTAGTAAAAATCAATGTTTTTATGATACAATTTGAGGTATGGGAAATGAATCTCAAATCAATTCCAAGTTTTCTATTGGCATACCTGCTTCTTTACCTGGCGGTGAAAGATATTCGCCAGAATCTGTAAGAAATTTAGCCAATGTACAGCCTGATGAGGGACATAATTTAAGAACTGGCATGGAGGTAAAAAATCAATTGGAAGATCCTGCAGACCAACTATCTGCGCAAATAGCTGAACAAGTTGCTCGATTGTTATCTGAAGAACGGGGGGAGAGTAGCTCTTCATTCTTTGCTTTAACAGACATATTAGCGAAAGAGAGGTTGCCTAAAGATCCCGAAAAACTAAACCAAATATATCGAGGGTTTACGGTTGATGCGATGGGTTTGTTGATAACTGATGTTAAGGGAATTCGTTTAAATATGGTTGCGGATCAATTTGGTTTACAAAGACATGGTGCAACTTTAGATCAAATGACAAATCGACTTGAATCTACTTTGTCAAAGCATGTTAGCGTTGATAAACTAAAACCAGAAGTCCAGCCATTAGCAAAAGTTTTGATGGCAGATATGGCAAGATTCGGTGGTATTGAAAAAATGGTCGAACATGCATCAGTTTTTCAGATGTTTTATTATGATGGTCTGTATATGTACGGGGCATTAGCTTCTGGACGTAGAATAAAAGTTTTAGGTACAGATGATTTAAGATTGATTTTTGGTAATTTAAAAGGACTGGACCTTAAAGGTGTGGAACCGAGTGAAGAAATTGGCGAAGGAGCTGGTGAAACGTTAAGAAAAATGGTTGCTAATCAAATTCATTTTGATATGGCGATCGCTTCACTTAACAGGTTTAATCCGAATAAGCCAGCGGGTCAAGAAACTGAGATGAAAATGTCAGAAACAGAACGTGCATTTTTGGGTAGTCTGTTTAAAAAAGATGGAAACAAGACAAAAGAAATAACAGTTAACGGCAAAACTTTCCAAACAAATTTATTGTCTTTCTATTTAACTACAGATAAAGAAAAAGAAAGAAAAACTTCAGAAAGCCTTATGCAAGCTTTACATGTCCATGATGCAAAGGATATCTTAGATTCAATTGGAGAAGATCCTACAAAATTTACCGCTCCTGACGATGCAAAATATAAAGATCTATTATCAAAGGTACAAAAAACTGCAAAAGAGATTGAAAATGGGTGGGACTCGTTTATATCCACCCCAAAAGCTAGATTGGCAAAATGGGCAGGAGAAATTGCGTTTACTACAAACATTGCAACATTAAATGTTAATGATTTAGCCTATGGCTTTGAATGGGAACAGGATAAGAAGGATAAAAGCTGGCAATTTAAGCCAGCAATAGCAGGACCAAATACTGGATACGATGCAGTAAACATTTGGCTCTCGATGCAACACGAATTGGAATATATGCTTAAGGCTAGGGTTAGAACACCCGCTTTCCCTGGTGTTGCAAGTGACCAAGCTTGGGATTTTATAAGAAAGATTGTGGTTGAAAAAGAAGACCCAAAAATTAAAAGTGAAATCTTAAAAGATAGGGGGCTCATGCTCGGGGCTGCTATATTGGGAATGTATGAAGGTGAAATAAAACTCAATGAAAAAGATCAAACCGAAGTAGATAATATTCGAGGAGCTAGATTTGCAAAGGGAGATACTACAAAAATGATGAGTTTTAACACTGTTGCATTAAAGGTTTTGGAAAAGTCAATTTTTGGTTACCCTACATGGGTAGAGGGAAAAGTTTTACCAATACCAATAAGAGGAATGTTTAATGGTATTAATCTTTTAAAGACAATGGTTGTGGATCCAAAAGCTGGTAAAACCGTTTTTGATAAATTAAATGAAGGAGAAACACTTGCGAGTGACTCAATAGATTTTGAAAATCAAAGTCCATACGTCGTTGATTCATGGCATGTAAATTTAAAAATGCTGGGCGATGTAATGAGATTAATGTACGGTCAAGGAGACAAGAAGACTCAGGAATCTTATTTTGCAGGTTCGGCATCTGAAGGATTAGGAACTCTTATTAAAAAAATGGATATAGGTACCCGTGGGGAATATGTACCTATGGATTTGGGTGAAACAGAAGGTGACGGCGTTACCCCGAAATTAACAAATATACCCAGACCTTTTTACGAAATTGTATATACCGCTTATGCGGTAGTTTCGCATCTAGCCTTTGTTGATCACGGTATTTGGGATGCTGGGGGTAAATGGAGAGGATTAGACCCTACACTTTTTTGGGATGGAAATGGATCAAAAAAGGGTGTGAAACAATGGGTTGAAGCAGCATACACTTCGTTGCCAGACAATAAAGGATCATTCGATCATTATAGAGATAGCATGGTTTTAATGATTGAGGCTATAGCACAATGGATGGTAAGCATTGCTCCAGCAGCTGAAAAATTAGGTGCTAAACAACAAGATGAGGCAACAATGCCTTTTACAAGCTCATTTGATGCTTTAAAAACTCTTAATAATAAGCGGTAGTATTACCGGGTCTTTTGGAGCATCGCTTTGAATTTATTAACTGCGTCGTCCCATTCTCCTCGATACCCAACTTTTCTTGCGACCCATTCAGCGGCACGACTATTCATTGCTTTAACTGCTCCTTCAGCTGTAGCAATATCACTAACCGCTCGACCTGGTGCGGACTTTCTAACCATATCAATTGGTGCCATGGCTTCACCAATTGCACTTCCAAAGTCGAATTTAGCACCCATGACAAGCATTTTCATAATATCAACCGCTTTTGGAACCATTGTTATAAATACAAAACTTACGGCTATCCACAAAACACCAGCCATGTCTGCAGATGAACCCAAAATCGGAGGTGCCCATAGGTTTGTGTTACTCATCGCACCTGTAAATTCCCAAAGTTGTCCCCAACTAGCAGCAAAGGATGCATTTAAAGTTTTTACAGCTAGAAATAAAAATAAACCTGTTAAGGGAAAAACTAAAGCTTCAGCTATGATTTTTCTAAACCACATACTGAAACCTATTGCAGGTACGAGTGCACCTATCACTATTTGAATAGGAGCCACAACAATAGACAGAAATAGACTTATTAAATTTTTGAGAAGTACCCAGGGTATCTTGACGGTATACCACAACATTAATATAAGTACCCAGATGGTCATTAAGATTGCCAAAACACTTCCTATCCCGGCAAATATTGAGAGTCCTCCAATCGCACCAATGATGGACCATGCTGCCGCCAAAAAGAACAATATCGTATATGAAAACATATATATGAGTATATAAAAACCACCGAGTGCTGTGGTAGCCTCGATAGGCATAATTGTTCTAAATGCTTCATCAAAAGAAGTGGAAAATCCAGCAAGGTGCATAAGCTGTGCAAGTAATCCACCAACCACATAGGATAAGTCAATTACAAAACCAGCAATAGCATACGAAAACGTAGCTAAAACTAATGCAACAACAATTTTTGGTAATGCTGATTGGACTGAGATTACAAGCTGGGGTGAAAGTTTTACTCTAAACATAATCATAAATGCAAACACAATAACCACAAACACAACAAGTGCGTAAGCAACATTTCTAAATCCTTGCCAATATTGTTGCAGGCCATCAACTGCACCATATCCAAATCCTTGTGCCTGAACACTAGAAACTACGCCAAAACCAGAGACTAGATTGTTTATATACTTAATTCCAGAAAGAGGCCTGTTCTGGTACTCGTCAATGATAGAACTTGCAAACGAACCTTGTCGGGTATCGTTTCCTGTAACTCCTGTACTGATAAATATTACATCTATTGCACCACCTGCCGCCTCAAGGGATAGTTGGATACATTCGGCCTTGTCAATAACACTGCCTCCTGTAAATGCCCACATACATGCAACTGATTTTTGAACCTTATCTCCCAAAAAATTTATAGGAAAAGAAAATAAACTATATAAAATCCACTGTACCTGAGCTGCAGTATACCTTTCTCCAAAGATTTCAGATGGGGGGGATTCATCTCCATATACCTTTGCATACCAGTCAGTAAAACCTTGGTTGTACCAATTACTTGGGGCTTCGTCGGCTGCGTGGGCAACTGCAAAAGGCATGACCATAGAATTTAAAAAAAGAATTGAAGAAAGAAAAATTAAAGATAGTTTTTTAAGAAACTTAGGCATTACCATATATTACAATATTTTTATGTTTTTTTATAGAACGATAATCAAAAACATATCGAATCTTACCTAACTAAAAAGTTTCTAGGCTTCACTTATGGTCTCAAACCTTGCTTATAGTCTTTCAAACCTCACTGATTACACCAAAACCTTTGAAGCCTCCAACAATTGTTAGTCCGTAGATTTTTATCTATGAGCCACATATTGTAAAATCTTTAGTTTTTAGGAATAGAAGCTCCTAGTTTATTAGGAACTAGGAGCTTCTTAATGCTTATAATAATTTATGAATTTGTAGTACACTTTTTTTGTAATACTTACAAAGATTTTGTCAGCAAGCCACTTTGGCCTCACGCCTAATCTCATTGAAGTAGAAGTAAATTTTTTTAAAAAGGGATTTCCTGGTTTTTCTGCAATTGGCCTTCCCGATAAGCCTATTGTATGGGAATAAAAGGCATCGTTTCTGAAAGTTGGGGAAAGTATTATGGACAGCTGAAATCTGTCGGCCACTGAATACCAAATTTGCCATTTTTGGGACACCCCGTGACCCAATTCCAAGTTGTGTTCATAACATCGTAATAATACTGTGAAGCCACCGTGTCTGAAGGGTCGCATATTCCAGCCGAGCTTTGGTATCGGCTAAGCCATCCATGCATTGGTTCGGTATACCCAGACATTCCAGAACAAAACTGTTGTTTTGCAAGTTGTGTGAATTTAAGCACTTGCTCTGGCAAGTTTTGGTAAATTTCTTTTAAATTAACACCCATATCTTGAGTTG
This bacterium DNA region includes the following protein-coding sequences:
- a CDS encoding carboxypeptidase-like regulatory domain-containing protein, producing MTLKQFFQVAGGVIISLIFYSTPLHPIIKWPIIFLSAGLGAAMAFLPFEERPLERWIIAFFRSIYSPTLFTWKKTDKPLSFYTETAVAPPVQSITSASPTTTEQNTTKFEELEKSFLQKISGLFSISGQPPPTSPAQPSVVPSNTPITTTAPTPKVDLGNIPAPVNQSPNPSLSVPQQIPTVVTRSAPKLVVEETPSRQASGAQAQITSIEGQKIEEKTITSDIAEFSVDAAPPSPPIAINTIVGQVMDQDRKIVEGAILEIKDSTGRPVRALKSNKAGHFIIVTSLANGRYEVTVEKTGFNFEPVSFEAKGEMIPAIAIRGTKI
- a CDS encoding ATP-binding protein, with protein sequence MKYIPRDLEKIVSKASKTFKVVFLGGPRQVGKTTLLKKLSENEYRTYVTLDDLNQRELAIKDPKFFIEQLKLPVIIDEVQYAPELFPVIKEIVDRSDKNGQFWITGSQQFNLIKNIQESLAGRVAILDLLGLSQKEKPKLKTVFEEIFEGGFPVFQSKDKPDRNIFFNSYVQTYLDRDLSGIFGVTKLSEFNRFIQVCAARTAQVLNISDMARDSGIPVSTAVEWLSLLEATKQIFLLRPYFPNITKRIIKAPKLYFLDTGLASFLTKWDSLENLKAGAMSGAIFETYLIVEFIKKYINKGKEPPLYYIRDKEGHEVDLLVHDNGIHMYEFKLAAKIDTDFEKNMNYFEQKSKDFKSKTIISLIKKPLKVTSGVEYVPYTQI
- a CDS encoding adenylyltransferase/cytidyltransferase family protein, which codes for MTKNIVLIGGCFDILHIGHIKFLKKSKSFGNYLVVLLEPDENIKKTKGDKRPIFKLKERKETLESLKFVNKVVIVPKYANHETYDRLVSKIKPNIIAITEDDPIKDKKSIQAKSVGAKLKIVKKYKSLSSTKISNFLGF